In Methanobrevibacter sp., one genomic interval encodes:
- a CDS encoding DUF6020 family protein → MEFVDKANFSQIKKLNRNDLIIFLIPVIIFSVYLAIFNPGIATIDSFNQLHQIASGHFTNWHPFFHTFIEMLCLKVYPSTISIAVLQILVFSTMWTVICRYVRKDNESNELFRIQIAFTAIMCLIPINALYSVTLWKDVLFSYLMMFLCFLAMVMIDKNGDVDYKFIIVISIVMAIIAEIRGNGMYVVAIALCVYAVYLFLKRNRKMSMLLVILTVASILLISSLNIAYEVEDNEKDAVMAKVIHMLADYDLNLEMEDADRAKIHELIQADKVKDYYMPTGTDPTLVIADLHHYKDNKGTYIGLAIKYSLKDPLHCMEYLLGSSPMVWNIVRDHWVGRPYYLDGNHDRLQSDFNSYYGKHNYTPTTPYENLSYANWGTPAFDTLNLMALGIEGSLLDTVFNSPALYMYLSIAILIVMHVMFNAPREIYLMYVPNLLNIIMIFVSTPIQDYRYLYANLLVCYLLIMVLIGLRHAHRSELESD, encoded by the coding sequence ATGGAATTTGTAGACAAGGCGAATTTTTCACAAATAAAGAAACTGAACCGCAATGACCTTATTATATTTCTAATACCTGTCATCATATTTTCAGTTTATCTTGCAATCTTCAATCCGGGTATCGCAACAATCGATTCCTTTAATCAGCTGCACCAGATTGCATCAGGCCATTTCACCAACTGGCATCCGTTTTTCCACACTTTCATTGAAATGCTGTGCCTTAAGGTATATCCAAGCACCATTTCAATAGCCGTCCTCCAGATTCTGGTTTTCTCAACAATGTGGACTGTAATCTGCAGGTACGTGCGAAAGGATAATGAAAGCAATGAACTTTTCAGGATTCAGATTGCATTTACCGCAATAATGTGTTTAATCCCTATAAATGCACTGTATTCCGTCACATTGTGGAAGGACGTGCTTTTCAGTTACCTTATGATGTTTCTGTGTTTCCTGGCCATGGTAATGATAGACAAGAATGGGGATGTGGACTATAAGTTCATCATAGTCATTTCAATCGTCATGGCGATAATAGCTGAAATCAGAGGAAACGGAATGTATGTTGTAGCAATAGCGCTTTGCGTGTATGCAGTTTATCTATTTTTGAAAAGGAACAGGAAAATGAGCATGCTTCTGGTGATTTTGACCGTTGCATCAATTCTTCTTATTTCATCACTGAACATTGCATACGAAGTTGAGGACAATGAAAAGGATGCCGTCATGGCCAAGGTCATCCACATGCTGGCCGACTATGATTTGAATCTTGAAATGGAAGATGCCGACAGGGCAAAGATTCATGAGCTGATACAGGCCGACAAGGTCAAGGACTACTACATGCCTACAGGAACGGATCCGACACTTGTCATAGCCGATCTGCACCATTATAAAGACAACAAGGGCACTTATATCGGACTGGCCATAAAGTACTCGCTTAAAGATCCTCTCCACTGCATGGAATACCTTTTAGGTTCATCCCCTATGGTGTGGAACATCGTAAGGGACCACTGGGTCGGACGGCCATATTATCTTGACGGAAACCATGACAGGCTGCAGTCAGATTTCAATTCATACTACGGCAAGCACAACTATACCCCGACAACACCCTATGAAAACCTTTCATATGCAAACTGGGGAACACCTGCATTCGACACCCTGAATCTGATGGCACTTGGAATCGAAGGCTCACTGCTTGATACCGTATTCAACAGTCCCGCACTGTACATGTACCTGTCAATAGCAATTCTGATAGTGATGCATGTCATGTTCAATGCCCCGAGAGAAATTTATCTGATGTATGTGCCGAATCTGCTGAACATCATCATGATATTTGTTTCAACACCTATTCAGGACTACCGGTATCTGTATGCGAATCTGCTGGTGTGTTATCTTCTGATAATGGTTCTGATTGGATTGAGGCACGCCCATCGAAGCGAGCTTGAATCCGATTAA
- a CDS encoding Ig-like domain-containing protein, whose product MKFKRLIVLCSLLCVLFVSFGAAAANENITMSDSIDMQDNLMDGSDDYNAEIRIHNIDFKDECADVYVNVYNNRQEPVTDAKLYMNGNHTADIIDDENKDYHFYIYTNGGYNLTLDDGFYKASPLFFKISTLHEVTHNDDAPSKIKLVSKNVTMYYDDVTAEITVYALDEKGRHISGLNVLMNGDYYPDYDDNDGYQFLIDYLPVGTHKFQISLDEEEYVADPIDVQVKILKSTPTLTAKKWYSTKGQYVTLRAEVEDEYQSGWIDEGTVTFKINGKSYTVKVNGGDAVKKVKISKTGTYTYTATFKSSNHYTKTVKSKIYVYSTSKKARTFSIGKYKVTLSLNQFKKLVNAKNTNKLVAFEVKTNKYFTQNVGSYKTIIKWKYMGKMTPEWAHQKGYKIKNYVKHWISDGEYYYTCDGYKKVSINKMVYKTVSGKVSIIFSYGGKAGGQYAFPNKYCITLTTPYQNPGWDYCKPWLCGAKKSTEINNLNSAKTTKW is encoded by the coding sequence ATGAAATTCAAAAGGTTAATTGTATTGTGTTCGCTTTTGTGTGTATTGTTTGTAAGTTTTGGTGCAGCCGCTGCAAATGAAAATATCACAATGAGTGACTCAATTGATATGCAGGATAATTTAATGGACGGCAGTGACGATTATAATGCCGAGATACGTATTCACAATATTGATTTTAAGGATGAATGTGCGGATGTCTATGTAAATGTATATAATAATCGCCAAGAACCTGTAACTGATGCAAAATTGTATATGAACGGCAATCATACTGCAGACATTATCGATGATGAAAACAAAGATTATCACTTTTACATTTACACAAATGGTGGGTATAACTTAACTTTGGATGACGGTTTTTATAAAGCAAGTCCCCTGTTTTTTAAAATATCCACTTTACATGAGGTAACTCATAATGATGATGCCCCTTCCAAAATTAAGTTGGTTTCAAAAAATGTAACTATGTATTATGATGATGTAACTGCAGAGATAACTGTTTATGCATTGGATGAAAAGGGCAGACATATTTCCGGATTAAATGTTCTCATGAATGGTGATTATTATCCGGATTATGATGATAATGATGGCTATCAATTTTTAATCGATTATTTGCCTGTCGGAACACATAAATTCCAGATATCATTAGATGAGGAGGAATATGTCGCAGATCCTATTGATGTTCAGGTTAAAATATTAAAATCAACTCCAACTTTAACAGCTAAAAAATGGTATTCAACTAAGGGTCAATACGTAACTTTAAGAGCAGAGGTTGAAGATGAATACCAATCAGGATGGATAGATGAAGGCACTGTAACATTTAAGATTAATGGTAAATCATACACTGTTAAAGTTAACGGTGGGGATGCAGTTAAAAAAGTTAAAATCAGTAAGACAGGAACCTATACCTATACTGCCACTTTTAAAAGCAGTAATCATTATACAAAAACTGTAAAATCAAAAATATATGTTTACAGCACTTCAAAAAAAGCCAGAACTTTCAGCATAGGCAAATATAAAGTTACCTTGTCATTAAATCAATTTAAAAAACTTGTCAATGCTAAAAATACAAATAAGTTAGTTGCATTTGAGGTAAAAACCAATAAATATTTCACACAAAATGTGGGTAGCTATAAAACTATTATCAAATGGAAGTATATGGGTAAGATGACACCTGAATGGGCCCATCAAAAAGGATATAAAATTAAAAACTATGTTAAACATTGGATAAGTGACGGTGAATACTATTATACCTGTGATGGATATAAAAAAGTTTCAATTAATAAAATGGTATATAAAACAGTGTCTGGAAAAGTTTCAATAATATTCTCATATGGGGGAAAGGCAGGTGGACAATATGCTTTTCCTAATAAATATTGCATTACTTTAACCACTCCTTATCAAAATCCCGGATGGGACTATTGCAAACCTTGGCTTTGTGGAGCTAAAAAGAGTACTGAAATAAACAATTTGAACAGTGCTAAAACAACTAAATGGTAA
- a CDS encoding glycosyltransferase family 2 protein: protein MKTAVLIPCYNEAKTIRKVVSDFKRVMPHAEIYVYDNNSTDGTDKIAEDAGAIVRYEYKQGKGNVVRAMFRQINADCYIMVDGDDTYPAEAACEIERIILENRADMVIGDRLSSTYFEENNRPFHNTGNRVVRKFINIFFKSDLKDIMTGMRGFNYDFAKSFPIQSKGFEIETEMSVFALINNFKIHEIPIDYRDRMDGSESKLNTYRDGYRVLRMISSLIRDERPLLFFSAISLILLIIAGAYFFPILFRFFSTGYVLKIPTLIVISTVVIIASVIFFTGVILHVLNRQHRDELERHLILLNELKEE from the coding sequence ATGAAAACTGCTGTTCTTATCCCATGCTACAATGAAGCGAAAACTATCAGAAAGGTTGTCAGTGACTTTAAAAGAGTCATGCCCCATGCTGAAATATATGTCTATGACAACAACTCCACCGACGGCACGGATAAAATCGCAGAAGATGCAGGGGCGATTGTCAGATACGAATACAAACAGGGAAAGGGAAACGTCGTAAGGGCAATGTTTCGCCAGATCAATGCCGACTGCTACATCATGGTCGACGGCGATGACACATATCCCGCCGAAGCCGCCTGCGAAATCGAAAGAATAATACTTGAAAATAGGGCGGACATGGTAATCGGAGACAGATTGTCTTCAACATATTTCGAGGAAAACAACAGGCCATTTCACAATACCGGAAACCGGGTTGTGCGCAAATTCATAAACATCTTTTTCAAAAGCGACCTGAAGGACATCATGACCGGCATGAGGGGTTTCAACTATGATTTTGCAAAATCATTCCCTATCCAGTCAAAGGGATTTGAAATAGAGACTGAAATGAGCGTGTTTGCACTTATAAACAATTTCAAGATTCATGAAATCCCAATAGATTACAGGGACAGGATGGACGGAAGCGAATCCAAGCTCAACACATACAGGGACGGCTACAGGGTTTTAAGAATGATTTCATCACTTATAAGGGATGAAAGACCATTGCTGTTTTTCTCAGCGATTTCACTGATACTTCTTATCATTGCGGGAGCATATTTCTTCCCTATCCTATTCAGGTTTTTCTCAACAGGCTACGTTTTGAAAATCCCTACGCTGATTGTAATTTCAACAGTGGTAATCATTGCATCAGTCATCTTTTTTACCGGCGTTATCCTGCACGTTTTAAACAGGCAGCACAGGGACGAGCTTGAGCGCCACCTGATTTTGCTCAATGAACTTAAAGAGGAATGA
- a CDS encoding ion channel — translation MKIFKSEKWGLWYNRILPFIIIADFILITVSLVLNVPQSTMAQIESFDLIVCLILLSEYFVSFLEAPSKRKFLLDKDNILLLIASIPFDFIIDLFVPVNFPGSVFGYLRLLRLVRIISFARMGSFGEFFKKTEFHKIIIAIAIIIMTFTALFYVFGTSYQPFDYFYFVIVTLTTVGYGDITPQTYNEKILTMILILIGIVIFSTITASISSYLTDSMIESEDDGIEEVKKSVEEKSEHIQSELDAIKKENQKLHEEIKELKELIKNK, via the coding sequence GTGAAGATATTCAAAAGTGAAAAATGGGGATTATGGTATAATCGGATTTTGCCTTTCATTATAATTGCTGATTTTATACTGATTACCGTTTCACTTGTCTTGAATGTTCCCCAATCTACAATGGCCCAGATTGAATCCTTTGATTTGATTGTGTGTCTGATTCTTCTAAGCGAATACTTTGTCAGTTTTCTTGAGGCTCCCTCAAAAAGGAAGTTCCTGCTTGACAAGGACAACATTCTGCTTCTGATTGCATCAATACCGTTTGACTTTATAATCGACCTGTTCGTGCCTGTCAATTTTCCGGGATCCGTTTTCGGATATTTAAGGCTTTTAAGATTAGTCAGGATTATAAGCTTTGCAAGGATGGGTTCATTCGGCGAGTTTTTCAAAAAAACCGAGTTTCACAAAATCATCATTGCAATTGCAATTATCATAATGACATTTACTGCGCTCTTTTATGTATTCGGAACAAGCTATCAGCCTTTCGATTATTTTTATTTTGTCATTGTCACTCTCACCACTGTCGGATATGGGGACATCACTCCGCAGACTTATAACGAAAAGATACTGACCATGATTCTGATTCTTATCGGTATTGTCATATTTTCAACAATTACGGCATCGATTTCATCATATCTTACCGACAGCATGATTGAAAGTGAGGATGACGGAATTGAGGAGGTTAAAAAAAGTGTGGAGGAGAAATCCGAACATATTCAAAGCGAACTTGACGCCATCAAAAAAGAAAACCAGAAACTCCATGAGGAAATAAAGGAGCTTAAAGAGCTTATAAAAAACAAATGA
- a CDS encoding potassium channel family protein: MNIFDMNEGNHGILWIGLQFLIVLDIFLISLMLLLNLPAGVVSFIQTFDLIICIFLLTEWTVSFLSADSKNEFLSKKGNWLDLIASIPFDAILPVIMPHVSLLRYFRLLKILRIIVLFNSLITSLENFIRKTNIDKVLLGVFVTIVIFTLVLWSWGTLSFTDSLYFVIETITSVGYGDITPQTLNEKAITIVLIFVGVFVFSTITAVFSSFFTDRLIDDEKIEEDLRDVKQDLALMKTQNDELKRDLSVLKTQNDDLMSEINELKELVKK, translated from the coding sequence TTGAATATATTTGATATGAATGAAGGCAATCATGGAATCTTATGGATAGGACTACAGTTTCTCATAGTTCTGGATATTTTTCTGATATCCCTGATGCTTTTGTTAAATCTCCCTGCAGGCGTCGTATCATTCATTCAAACTTTTGATTTGATAATATGTATATTTCTTTTAACCGAATGGACTGTAAGCTTTTTATCAGCAGACTCCAAAAATGAGTTTTTATCAAAAAAGGGCAACTGGCTGGATTTGATTGCTTCAATTCCTTTTGATGCAATACTGCCTGTGATCATGCCTCATGTAAGTCTTTTGAGATATTTCAGACTGCTTAAGATTTTAAGAATAATCGTTCTTTTCAACAGTCTCATAACCAGCCTTGAGAATTTCATACGTAAAACCAATATCGATAAGGTGCTTTTGGGAGTATTTGTCACAATAGTGATATTTACACTGGTGCTGTGGAGCTGGGGAACCTTAAGTTTTACCGATTCACTTTATTTCGTCATAGAAACAATCACTTCAGTAGGTTACGGGGATATAACTCCGCAGACATTAAATGAAAAGGCAATAACCATTGTGCTGATTTTTGTGGGAGTGTTTGTATTTTCCACAATCACGGCGGTATTCTCATCATTTTTCACAGACAGACTGATAGATGATGAAAAAATTGAAGAGGACCTTCGTGACGTTAAGCAGGATTTGGCTTTGATGAAGACTCAAAATGATGAGTTAAAGCGTGATTTGAGTGTTTTAAAAACCCAGAATGATGATTTGATGTCTGAGATTAATGAACTGAAAGAACTGGTTAAAAAATGA
- the budA gene encoding acetolactate decarboxylase, producing MNRKIAFALIIVGLLAVSAVSAQNSLFLNGNNDDSMYQVSLMQAFMHGEFDGVITVEDLKTHGDTGLGTFEGVNGEMIILDGVVYQAAADGSINVMQDNETVPFATITNFDEDGKIDDISAKDFDDLTGQLNKEIGKNSTNNMYVIKLKGDFSNITVRSVEKQEKPYNEFTEVAAVDQKVFNHTDQTGTVVAVYFPEYMNELNMHGWHLHFLSDDKTKGGHVLNFTDFKGSGQIDEIHEFNMILPSDDSFAKMNFTEDMTNKISSVE from the coding sequence ATGAATAGGAAAATAGCATTTGCATTAATTATAGTGGGCCTGCTTGCTGTTTCAGCAGTCAGCGCCCAGAATTCATTATTCCTGAACGGAAATAATGATGATTCAATGTATCAGGTCTCTTTGATGCAGGCTTTCATGCATGGAGAATTTGACGGAGTAATTACAGTAGAAGATTTGAAAACACATGGTGACACTGGTCTTGGAACATTCGAAGGAGTAAACGGTGAGATGATAATTCTTGACGGAGTAGTTTATCAGGCAGCCGCCGACGGAAGCATTAATGTCATGCAGGATAACGAAACCGTACCGTTCGCCACAATCACCAACTTTGATGAAGACGGAAAAATAGACGATATAAGCGCCAAGGACTTTGACGATTTAACAGGTCAGTTAAACAAGGAAATCGGCAAAAACAGCACAAACAACATGTATGTAATCAAACTCAAGGGCGATTTTTCAAACATTACAGTCAGAAGTGTTGAAAAACAGGAAAAACCATACAATGAATTCACAGAAGTTGCTGCAGTTGACCAGAAAGTATTCAACCACACTGACCAGACCGGAACAGTTGTAGCGGTATACTTCCCGGAATACATGAATGAATTAAACATGCACGGCTGGCATCTTCATTTCCTGTCCGACGATAAGACAAAAGGAGGACATGTTTTAAATTTCACTGATTTCAAAGGATCAGGCCAGATTGATGAAATCCATGAATTCAACATGATACTTCCAAGTGATGACTCATTTGCAAAAATGAATTTCACAGAAGACATGACCAATAAAATAAGCAGCGTGGAATAA
- a CDS encoding GtrA family protein — MKLIDRLFRQPTDNIFIQMFRYIFVGGTAFVVDFFFLYFFSDICHIHYLISGILSFIISVMVNYWMSTQWVFNQDGSNNRFMEFNMFLLISTIGLVFTEILLWFFTDIMGMYYLISKIIAAVIVLFWNFLARRVMFYGRDFI; from the coding sequence ATGAAATTGATAGACAGACTTTTCCGCCAGCCTACAGACAACATATTCATCCAGATGTTTCGCTACATATTTGTAGGGGGAACCGCATTTGTCGTGGACTTTTTCTTTCTCTATTTTTTCAGCGACATCTGCCATATCCACTACCTGATTTCAGGAATCCTGTCGTTCATAATTTCAGTCATGGTGAACTACTGGATGAGCACACAATGGGTATTCAACCAGGACGGCTCCAACAACAGGTTCATGGAATTCAACATGTTTTTATTAATCAGCACAATAGGTCTGGTTTTCACAGAAATCCTCTTATGGTTTTTTACGGACATCATGGGCATGTATTATCTCATATCCAAAATCATAGCCGCAGTGATTGTTCTTTTCTGGAATTTCCTTGCAAGAAGGGTTATGTTTTACGGCAGGGATTTCATCTAA
- a CDS encoding zinc ribbon domain-containing protein, whose product MICPACNTQNDSNEEYCLNCGQRLIESEYKEEIRETKLEIPKDKIILLDLNYTLISNSWAIRYEKLPGKIEKRQYEHELVELIKDNYVILITASPYYTSFDSLKHIEENTDLKIDESYWNFGKRPPALKKYWLENAVLPTHGYDPEKYLAIESNEKTREMYGKFGIEARPKSDFI is encoded by the coding sequence ATGATTTGTCCAGCATGCAACACCCAAAACGATTCAAATGAGGAATATTGCCTCAATTGTGGCCAACGGCTGATTGAAAGTGAATACAAAGAAGAGATTCGTGAAACAAAACTTGAAATCCCAAAGGATAAAATCATTCTTCTGGATTTAAACTATACACTGATTTCCAATTCATGGGCAATCAGATATGAAAAACTTCCCGGAAAGATTGAAAAGCGCCAATACGAACACGAACTAGTTGAACTAATCAAAGACAATTATGTTATTCTTATAACAGCAAGCCCCTACTATACATCATTTGACTCCTTAAAGCATATTGAAGAGAATACTGATTTAAAAATTGATGAATCATACTGGAACTTTGGAAAAAGACCCCCTGCACTTAAAAAGTACTGGCTTGAAAATGCAGTCCTTCCAACCCATGGTTATGACCCTGAAAAATACCTCGCAATTGAATCAAACGAGAAGACCCGTGAAATGTACGGTAAATTTGGTATTGAAGCAAGACCTAAAAGTGATTTCATATAA
- a CDS encoding SseB family protein produces MKIANDNSRLEELIKEKNNPQVKQEILEILHDSRLFLPVIFRKNRNSDDFAGQFGFDIVDVPDGFGGNTVPLFTSSQIAESNTLKFTSIAVTMGDLAEMLKQTDKYASVTINIFTKSFFELPLDDFLDIFGIVANHRIKDIKNEKLRQLLQSDFTEDELYTELMDLPLITPWVDKELGPANEFTFDENDNIYVPLFSDFDEFKKVFGNVHEVYSQSYTFSRSLEFFKDDLVINPATESVFLIQKI; encoded by the coding sequence ATGAAAATAGCTAATGATAATTCCAGGTTGGAAGAATTGATAAAAGAAAAAAACAATCCTCAAGTAAAACAGGAAATTCTGGAGATCTTGCATGATTCAAGACTGTTTTTGCCGGTTATATTTAGAAAAAACAGGAATTCAGATGACTTTGCCGGACAATTTGGCTTTGACATAGTTGATGTTCCTGACGGATTTGGAGGCAATACTGTGCCACTCTTTACAAGTTCGCAGATTGCAGAGTCAAATACTCTCAAATTCACATCAATTGCAGTAACCATGGGGGATTTGGCCGAAATGCTCAAGCAGACTGATAAATATGCCTCAGTTACAATTAATATATTCACCAAATCTTTCTTTGAGTTGCCTTTGGATGATTTTTTAGATATCTTCGGAATTGTTGCAAATCACAGAATCAAGGACATTAAAAATGAGAAATTAAGGCAGCTGCTTCAAAGTGATTTCACTGAAGATGAACTTTACACTGAACTTATGGATTTGCCTCTGATTACACCATGGGTTGATAAGGAGCTGGGTCCGGCTAATGAGTTTACATTTGATGAAAATGACAATATCTATGTTCCGCTCTTCAGTGATTTTGATGAGTTTAAAAAGGTATTCGGCAATGTTCATGAAGTATATTCTCAATCTTACACATTTTCAAGGTCATTGGAATTTTTTAAAGATGATCTGGTGATAAATCCTGCAACGGAATCAGTGTTTTTAATCCAGAAAATATAG